A window of Cellulomonas fimi contains these coding sequences:
- a CDS encoding hemolysin family protein, whose protein sequence is MSPLVVAVVTVALIALSAFFVAVEFASLAAKRHRLEDDASTSRSARAALRSSGELTVLLAGAQLGITACTLALGAITKPAVHHWLTPLFESWGLAAWVSDVAGFVLALVVVTFLHLVVGEMAPKSWAIAHPESSATLLALPMRAFMWATRPLLRGLNEAANWCLRKVGVEPTDTVASGQNPDDLRHLVEHSANVGALDAAYSAQVTGALDLQTLTVADLARADRDPTAVPAGATAADVRAATRATGHLRVLVGGRDDLTGVVHVRDTLVRGDDEPVDDLVRPVLTLDAATPVYEALTQMREQRQHLAVLRDGARFAGVVTLDDLVARLFPRVADAA, encoded by the coding sequence ATGAGCCCGCTCGTCGTCGCCGTCGTGACCGTCGCGCTCATCGCGCTGTCGGCGTTCTTCGTCGCGGTCGAGTTCGCGTCGCTGGCCGCGAAGCGGCACCGTCTGGAGGACGACGCGTCGACGAGCCGCTCGGCGCGCGCCGCGCTGCGCTCGTCCGGCGAGCTCACCGTCCTGCTCGCGGGTGCGCAGCTCGGCATCACCGCGTGCACCCTCGCGCTCGGCGCGATCACCAAGCCGGCGGTGCACCACTGGCTGACCCCGCTGTTCGAGTCGTGGGGCCTGGCCGCGTGGGTGTCGGACGTCGCCGGGTTCGTGCTCGCGCTCGTCGTCGTGACGTTCCTGCACCTCGTCGTCGGGGAGATGGCGCCGAAGTCGTGGGCCATCGCGCACCCCGAGTCGTCGGCGACGCTCCTCGCGCTGCCGATGCGCGCCTTCATGTGGGCGACGCGGCCGCTGCTGCGCGGGCTCAACGAGGCCGCGAACTGGTGCCTGCGCAAGGTCGGCGTCGAGCCGACCGACACGGTCGCGAGCGGGCAGAACCCCGACGACCTGCGTCACCTCGTCGAGCACTCCGCGAACGTCGGCGCGCTCGACGCCGCCTACTCCGCGCAGGTCACGGGCGCGCTCGACCTGCAGACGCTCACCGTCGCGGACCTCGCGCGCGCCGACCGCGACCCCACCGCGGTCCCGGCGGGCGCGACCGCCGCGGACGTGCGGGCGGCGACCCGGGCGACCGGGCACCTGCGGGTGCTCGTCGGCGGCCGGGACGACCTGACCGGTGTCGTGCACGTGCGCGACACCCTCGTGCGCGGCGACGACGAGCCCGTCGACGACCTCGTCCGTCCGGTCCTGACCCTCGACGCGGCGACGCCCGTCTACGAGGCGCTCACGCAGATGCGCGAGCAGCGCCAGCACCTCGCGGTCCTGCGGGACGGTGCGCGGTTCGCGGGCGTCGTGACGCTCGACGACCTCGTCGCCCGCCTCTTCCCGCGGGTCGCCGACGCGGCCTGA